The following coding sequences lie in one Synechococcus sp. CC9902 genomic window:
- a CDS encoding cytochrome c oxidase subunit 3, producing the protein MTSTLPVQPDSTDSSEIESTENHGHAVEEHGDFRMFGLATFLVADAMTFAGFFAAYLTFKAVNPLPSGAIYELELPLPILNTVLLLVSSATFHKAGQAIRNSDHARCRRWLLITASLGIAFLISQMVEYFTLPFGLTDNLYASTFFAVTGFHGLHVTLGAVMTLIVWWQARESGGRVTAENHFPLEAAELYWHFVDGIWVVLFVILYLL; encoded by the coding sequence ATGACTAGCACCCTTCCCGTTCAGCCCGACAGCACTGACAGCTCCGAAATCGAGAGCACTGAAAACCACGGCCATGCCGTTGAAGAGCATGGGGACTTCCGAATGTTCGGGTTAGCCACATTCCTCGTGGCTGACGCGATGACGTTCGCCGGTTTCTTTGCGGCCTATCTCACCTTCAAAGCGGTTAATCCCCTACCGAGCGGAGCCATTTATGAGCTCGAGCTTCCACTTCCCATCCTCAACACCGTGTTACTGCTTGTGAGCAGCGCCACTTTTCATAAGGCGGGGCAAGCCATTCGCAACAGCGACCATGCGCGGTGTCGGAGATGGCTTCTGATCACTGCATCCTTGGGGATCGCCTTTTTGATCAGCCAGATGGTGGAATATTTCACGCTGCCATTTGGACTCACCGACAACCTTTACGCCAGCACTTTCTTTGCGGTGACTGGCTTTCATGGTCTACACGTCACCCTTGGGGCCGTCATGACCCTCATCGTGTGGTGGCAAGCTCGCGAATCCGGTGGACGCGTCACCGCTGAAAATCATTTCCCTCTTGAAGCGGCTGAGCTGTATTGGCATTTTGTTGATGGCATTTGGGTTGTTCTTTTTGTGATTCTTTATTTGCTCTGA
- a CDS encoding N-acetylmannosamine-6-phosphate 2-epimerase gives MIPTADALSNGLIVSVQAPLGSPMRDPDVIASMAEASLRNGAVGVRLESPEHIGAVRRRCPEALIIGLWKCTFPDSSVYITPGWREIQEVWSAGADVIALDATERVRPGGQLLADLIQRARQELRAPLMADVDSVQNGLTAAALGCDWIGTTLYGYTETTSNRTPPGLELLPDLRRGLDPLVRLICEGGIASPGAARSALDAGADNVVVGTAITGIDLQVSAYCRGLIA, from the coding sequence ATGATTCCGACTGCTGACGCTTTAAGCAACGGGCTCATCGTTTCTGTTCAGGCTCCTTTGGGCTCTCCCATGCGTGATCCAGATGTGATCGCATCGATGGCGGAAGCATCCCTCCGCAATGGCGCTGTTGGTGTTCGCTTGGAAAGTCCGGAACACATTGGTGCCGTACGCCGCCGCTGCCCAGAGGCTTTGATTATTGGCTTGTGGAAATGCACGTTTCCCGATAGCAGCGTTTACATCACGCCGGGCTGGCGTGAGATCCAGGAGGTGTGGTCGGCTGGTGCTGATGTGATCGCTTTGGACGCCACCGAGCGCGTTCGCCCGGGGGGGCAATTGCTGGCAGATCTGATTCAGAGAGCTCGCCAGGAGTTAAGGGCCCCATTGATGGCTGATGTGGATAGCGTTCAAAACGGATTGACAGCAGCCGCTTTGGGCTGTGATTGGATTGGAACCACGCTTTATGGGTATACCGAGACCACATCGAATCGCACGCCACCAGGTTTGGAACTGTTGCCGGATCTACGTCGTGGGCTCGATCCATTGGTGCGTTTAATTTGCGAAGGGGGGATTGCCTCTCCAGGAGCAGCCAGATCAGCTCTTGATGCTGGTGCAGACAATGTTGTTGTAGGTACCGCAATTACAGGGATTGACCTACAAGTTTCCGCCTACTGCCGAGGGCTAATCGCTTAG
- a CDS encoding heme o synthase produces MAEVTATVALTRADVVPSRKRVKLPAWLEVAKPRLIPLLLATTLGGMALTEGWPLSSPRLICTLGGGALASAAAGVLNCLWEQDLDGRMNRTSGRALPSGRLSPTTAFIGAIACTLVAAMLLVSGVNCLAAGLSLLGLCSYVLLYTALLKPRTTQNIVVGGVAGAIPPLVGAAAATGHIGLGGWWLFALVMVWTPAHFWALALLLREDYRAVGIPMLPVVKGPVVTARAISRYGWATVLLSGFGILALPTGGLFYGLMLLPYNNRLLQLVHRLAADPDSLTNAKSLFRWSILYLFGICLLLILSRSALAAHLDQQMIAMLMQLSVA; encoded by the coding sequence ATGGCTGAAGTCACCGCGACTGTTGCTCTCACTCGGGCGGATGTTGTTCCGTCTCGTAAGCGCGTCAAATTACCGGCTTGGCTTGAGGTCGCGAAACCGCGACTCATTCCACTGCTGTTGGCGACCACCCTTGGTGGGATGGCTCTCACTGAGGGGTGGCCTCTCTCATCTCCAAGATTGATCTGCACCCTTGGAGGAGGGGCCTTGGCTTCAGCTGCGGCGGGTGTGCTCAATTGCCTTTGGGAGCAGGACTTGGACGGTCGGATGAACCGCACAAGCGGCCGTGCTCTTCCATCCGGGCGGCTGTCGCCGACCACGGCATTTATTGGTGCAATTGCCTGCACATTGGTGGCGGCAATGCTGCTGGTGAGTGGTGTGAACTGTCTCGCCGCAGGTCTGTCTCTGTTGGGTTTGTGCAGTTACGTGCTGCTCTATACCGCTCTGCTTAAGCCACGCACCACCCAGAACATCGTGGTTGGTGGTGTTGCTGGCGCGATCCCTCCTTTGGTTGGAGCTGCGGCTGCGACGGGGCACATCGGCTTGGGGGGGTGGTGGTTGTTCGCGTTGGTGATGGTGTGGACTCCGGCTCACTTTTGGGCTTTGGCCTTGTTGCTTCGAGAGGATTACCGCGCCGTCGGTATTCCGATGTTGCCTGTAGTGAAAGGTCCGGTTGTCACCGCACGGGCTATCAGCCGCTATGGGTGGGCCACGGTGCTCCTAAGTGGATTCGGGATTTTGGCGCTGCCAACCGGTGGCTTGTTTTATGGCCTGATGTTGCTCCCCTACAACAATCGATTGCTGCAACTTGTGCATCGTCTTGCTGCTGATCCCGACAGCCTCACGAACGCTAAAAGCCTGTTCCGTTGGTCGATTCTCTACTTATTCGGCATCTGTCTTCTTCTGATCTTGAGTCGTTCAGCTTTGGCGGCTCACCTGGATCAGCAGATGATCGCGATGTTGATGCAGCTGAGTGTTGCCTGA
- the ctaD gene encoding cytochrome c oxidase subunit I has product MTVTLPPNSTAPAPKLQPTGWLRYFSFSVDHKVIGLQYLVCGFVFYLIGGALAGAIRTELASPVADFMARDVYNQVLTLHGTVMIFLWIVPVVNGAFGNYLIPFYVGARDMAFPRLNAVAFWLIPPAGLMLVASYFITGAAQSGWTAYPPLSITTPATGQIIWIVSVLLLGGSSIFGGINFIATILKLRRPGLKLMQMPMYCWAMLGTSILVVASTPVLAGTLVLLSFDIVAHTGFFNPSLGGNVVVYQHLFWFYSHPAVYIMVLPAFGLVSEILPIHARKPLFGYVTMVYSIMAIVVLGLIVWAHHMFTSGTPPWMRLFFTIATAFIAVPTGIKFFNWLATLWGGKISLNSAVLFSCGFIVNFVLGGITGVALAQVPFDIHVHDTYFVVAHFHYIVFGGSVFVIFASIYHWYPKFTGRMLNEDLGRFHCALTFIGFNFCFGPQHWLGLNGMPRRVAEYDPQFTLINQISSVGALLMAISTLPFLWNVIHSAFYGKVAGDNPWNALTPEWLTSSPPPVENWVGEAPLVKEPYAYGVPVDEIDLSATSGRDLWSSGK; this is encoded by the coding sequence ATGACTGTCACACTTCCTCCCAACAGCACGGCCCCAGCCCCAAAACTTCAGCCCACGGGCTGGTTGCGGTACTTCAGTTTCAGCGTTGATCACAAAGTGATTGGCCTGCAATATCTCGTCTGCGGGTTTGTTTTTTACCTGATCGGTGGAGCTCTCGCTGGAGCCATCCGCACAGAACTGGCCAGCCCCGTCGCCGACTTCATGGCTCGGGACGTCTACAACCAAGTGCTCACCTTGCATGGCACGGTGATGATTTTTCTTTGGATCGTTCCTGTGGTGAACGGCGCCTTTGGAAACTATTTGATCCCGTTTTATGTGGGTGCTCGGGACATGGCTTTCCCACGGCTGAATGCCGTTGCTTTTTGGCTGATTCCACCTGCTGGCCTGATGTTGGTGGCCAGCTATTTCATCACTGGAGCTGCCCAATCAGGCTGGACTGCTTATCCACCCCTCAGCATTACAACACCTGCTACTGGGCAAATCATATGGATCGTCAGTGTTCTTTTGTTAGGCGGCAGTTCAATTTTCGGTGGCATTAATTTCATCGCCACAATTCTGAAATTGCGTCGCCCAGGGCTCAAGTTGATGCAGATGCCGATGTACTGCTGGGCGATGCTTGGGACCAGCATCCTGGTTGTCGCATCAACCCCTGTTCTTGCCGGAACATTAGTTCTTTTAAGTTTTGATATTGTTGCGCATACCGGATTTTTCAATCCATCACTTGGCGGGAATGTTGTTGTTTATCAACACTTGTTCTGGTTCTATTCACACCCAGCCGTTTACATCATGGTTTTACCAGCTTTTGGGCTGGTTAGTGAAATCCTTCCGATTCATGCTCGCAAGCCACTATTTGGCTATGTGACGATGGTCTACTCAATCATGGCCATCGTTGTTCTCGGCTTGATTGTTTGGGCACACCACATGTTCACCAGTGGAACACCACCCTGGATGCGCTTATTTTTTACAATTGCCACGGCATTTATTGCTGTTCCAACAGGAATCAAATTTTTTAATTGGCTCGCCACCTTGTGGGGCGGCAAAATCAGCTTGAACAGCGCGGTTCTCTTCTCCTGCGGATTCATCGTGAATTTCGTGCTCGGAGGTATCACTGGAGTTGCCTTAGCGCAGGTGCCTTTCGATATTCATGTGCATGACACTTACTTCGTCGTAGCCCACTTCCATTACATCGTTTTTGGAGGATCTGTTTTTGTCATTTTCGCCTCGATCTATCACTGGTATCCCAAGTTCACAGGGCGCATGCTGAATGAAGATTTGGGACGCTTCCACTGCGCTCTCACGTTCATTGGCTTCAACTTTTGTTTTGGACCTCAGCACTGGCTTGGTCTCAATGGAATGCCAAGACGGGTTGCGGAATACGACCCTCAGTTCACTTTGATCAATCAGATCAGCTCCGTGGGCGCGTTGCTGATGGCCATCAGCACCCTGCCCTTCCTGTGGAACGTGATTCACAGTGCTTTTTATGGAAAGGTCGCTGGAGATAATCCATGGAATGCACTCACGCCGGAATGGCTGACCAGTTCCCCCCCTCCAGTGGAGAACTGGGTGGGAGAAGCACCTCTGGTGAAAGAGCCCTATGCCTATGGCGTCCCCGTCGATGAAATCGACTTGTCCGCTACGAGCGGGCGTGATCTTTGGAGCAGTGGCAAATGA
- the groL gene encoding chaperonin GroEL (60 kDa chaperone family; promotes refolding of misfolded polypeptides especially under stressful conditions; forms two stacked rings of heptamers to form a barrel-shaped 14mer; ends can be capped by GroES; misfolded proteins enter the barrel where they are refolded when GroES binds), whose product MAKLLSFSDESRSSLERGVNALANAVRVTIGPKGRNVVLEKKFGAPDIVNDGDTIARDIELEDPFENLGAKLIQQVASRTKDKAGDGTTTATVLAQAMVREGLRNTAAGASPVELRRGMEKAAAQVVAGLASRSQAVEGDSIQQVATVSSSGDEEVGRMIAEAMDRVSVDGVITVEESKSLATEMEVTEGMAFDRGYSSPYFVTDADRQVCEFENPLILLTDRKISTVIDLVPVLEAVQKSGSPLLILSEEVEGEALATLVMNKSRGVLQVAAVRAPSFGDRRKAALADIAILTGGTLISEDQAMTLDKVTLEDLGHARRVTISKESTTIVANDNHSEAVSNRVAAIKRELDATESDYDREKLNERIAKLAGGVAVIKVGAATETELKNRKLRIEDALNATRAAVEEGIVAGGGSTLLQLAEDLNALAAQLDGDQRTGVEIVQRSLTAPVHQIATNAGHNGDVVIETMRQSGQGFNALTGVYEDLMATGIVDATKVVRLAVQDAVSIASLLVTTEVVIADKPEPEPPAGAGGEDPMGGMGGMGGMGGMGMPGMGGMGMPGMM is encoded by the coding sequence ATGGCCAAACTTCTTTCTTTCTCCGACGAATCACGCAGTTCCCTTGAGCGTGGTGTGAACGCCCTTGCCAATGCTGTCCGAGTCACCATCGGACCCAAGGGTCGGAATGTCGTTCTCGAGAAGAAATTTGGCGCCCCAGACATCGTTAATGACGGCGATACCATTGCCCGCGATATCGAGCTGGAAGATCCTTTTGAAAATCTCGGCGCCAAGCTGATTCAACAGGTGGCATCCAGAACTAAAGACAAAGCTGGAGACGGCACCACCACGGCCACGGTTTTAGCTCAGGCCATGGTTCGCGAAGGACTCCGCAACACAGCAGCAGGAGCTAGCCCTGTAGAGCTTCGTCGTGGGATGGAGAAAGCGGCAGCACAGGTGGTTGCCGGTTTGGCGAGCCGAAGTCAGGCCGTCGAAGGTGATTCCATCCAACAGGTGGCCACGGTGAGTTCCAGTGGCGATGAAGAAGTGGGTCGGATGATCGCTGAAGCGATGGATCGGGTCAGCGTGGACGGCGTCATCACCGTTGAAGAATCCAAATCGCTCGCCACCGAAATGGAGGTGACTGAAGGCATGGCATTCGATCGCGGATACAGCTCGCCCTATTTCGTCACGGATGCTGATCGTCAGGTTTGTGAATTCGAAAATCCATTGATCCTGCTGACCGATCGAAAGATCAGCACCGTCATCGATTTAGTGCCCGTTCTTGAAGCGGTTCAAAAAAGTGGCTCGCCGCTTTTAATCCTCTCGGAAGAGGTGGAGGGGGAAGCCCTGGCCACCTTGGTGATGAACAAGAGCCGTGGCGTCCTCCAAGTGGCAGCAGTGCGTGCTCCTTCCTTCGGAGACCGTCGCAAAGCAGCCTTGGCTGATATCGCCATCCTCACGGGGGGCACCTTAATCAGCGAAGACCAAGCGATGACTCTCGACAAGGTGACGCTCGAGGATCTCGGTCACGCCCGTCGGGTGACGATCAGCAAAGAGAGCACCACCATCGTTGCGAATGACAATCACAGTGAAGCGGTGAGCAATCGTGTTGCCGCAATCAAGCGAGAGCTCGACGCGACAGAGTCGGATTACGACCGCGAAAAGCTGAATGAGCGGATTGCCAAACTGGCCGGTGGTGTTGCCGTCATCAAGGTGGGTGCTGCAACAGAAACCGAACTGAAAAACCGCAAACTGCGAATTGAAGACGCCCTGAATGCCACCCGTGCCGCTGTGGAAGAAGGAATCGTGGCTGGAGGCGGAAGCACGTTGCTTCAGCTCGCTGAAGACCTCAACGCCCTAGCGGCACAACTGGACGGCGATCAACGCACCGGCGTAGAAATTGTGCAGCGATCACTCACCGCACCCGTCCACCAGATCGCAACCAATGCAGGACATAACGGTGACGTGGTGATCGAAACGATGCGCCAAAGCGGTCAGGGATTCAATGCCCTAACGGGTGTGTACGAAGACTTGATGGCGACAGGCATCGTTGATGCCACCAAAGTTGTTCGACTTGCAGTACAGGACGCGGTGTCGATTGCATCCCTGCTGGTCACAACTGAGGTAGTGATTGCTGACAAACCAGAACCAGAACCTCCTGCTGGAGCTGGAGGTGAAGATCCCATGGGTGGAATGGGCGGCATGGGTGGCATGGGCGGTATGGGTATGCCTGGCATGGGCGGCATGGGCATGCCTGGAATGATGTGA
- a CDS encoding ABC transporter permease → MPPSANSPGALAELTQETLALTRRLFLQLVRRPSTLVAGVLQPLIWLILFGALFANAPEGLLPGGMSYGRFLGAGVIVFTAFSGALNAGLPVMFDREFGFLNRLLVAPLRSRSSIVLSSVIYITALSLVQSLAIMITASLLGYGWPGAAGLVLVMATLLLLVFAVTALSLGLAFALPGHIELIAVIFVANLPLLFASTALAPLSFMPAWLGWLAALNPLTFAIEPIRAAYSGPLDLSAVLLEAPYGNLTGKTCLLVLLVLTIGLFLLIRPLLNRKLS, encoded by the coding sequence ATGCCTCCGTCAGCCAATTCTCCTGGCGCACTGGCAGAGCTCACCCAAGAAACCCTTGCCCTAACGCGCCGGCTGTTTCTTCAACTTGTTCGTCGTCCATCCACCTTGGTGGCTGGTGTTTTGCAGCCATTGATCTGGTTGATTTTGTTTGGAGCTTTGTTTGCGAATGCTCCAGAGGGCCTACTCCCGGGTGGGATGAGCTACGGACGTTTTCTTGGTGCGGGAGTGATCGTCTTTACCGCTTTTAGTGGTGCACTCAATGCTGGGCTCCCTGTGATGTTTGATCGGGAGTTTGGTTTTTTGAATCGACTGCTCGTGGCGCCATTACGCAGTCGAAGTTCCATTGTTTTGTCGTCGGTGATTTACATCACGGCATTGAGTTTGGTGCAGAGTTTGGCGATCATGATTACCGCCTCACTGCTTGGGTATGGCTGGCCTGGTGCGGCTGGTTTGGTGCTGGTGATGGCCACACTGTTGCTCCTTGTATTTGCCGTAACAGCGTTGAGTCTTGGCCTGGCATTCGCTCTTCCAGGACACATTGAACTGATCGCGGTGATCTTTGTCGCGAATCTTCCTTTGTTGTTTGCAAGCACGGCTTTAGCTCCCTTGTCGTTTATGCCTGCCTGGTTGGGCTGGCTAGCAGCCCTAAATCCCCTTACCTTCGCAATAGAGCCCATACGTGCTGCTTACAGCGGCCCCCTCGATCTTTCGGCAGTTTTACTCGAGGCTCCCTACGGGAATCTCACAGGTAAAACATGCCTTTTGGTTTTGTTGGTTCTCACTATTGGGTTGTTTCTTTTGATCCGCCCGCTCCTTAACCGCAAGCTTTCCTGA
- a CDS encoding ABC transporter ATP-binding protein, producing MAMIELRQLSKAYGAVTALSNLDLSVPEGCLYGLLGPNGAGKTTTLRILATLLAPDRGSVQVDGVDALKHPREVRRLLGYVAQEVAIDKILSGRELLQLQGDLYHLNRADRDYRIDDLIDRLGMEPWIDRRCGTYSGGMRRRLDLAAGLLHRPRLLVLDEPTVGLDIESRSAIWQLLNQLVEAGTSVLLSSHYLEEIEALADRMAIIDAGAVIAEGTPTDLKERLGGDRVTLRVREFSDAKEAALVRSVLEPVEGVRQVVINRAQGFSLNLVIEGEPVIERLRHSLEGAGLPVFALAQSRPSLDDVYLQATGRTLMDAELAIAGQRDIKQEKRQSMR from the coding sequence ATGGCGATGATTGAACTGAGGCAGCTGTCCAAGGCCTATGGAGCGGTCACCGCCCTCAGCAATCTTGATCTGAGCGTTCCTGAGGGTTGTCTCTACGGATTGCTGGGTCCCAATGGCGCTGGAAAGACCACGACATTGAGGATTCTGGCCACTCTCCTGGCGCCCGATCGTGGTTCTGTTCAGGTGGACGGTGTTGATGCGTTGAAGCATCCCAGGGAGGTTCGGCGCTTGCTGGGTTACGTCGCTCAGGAAGTGGCGATCGACAAGATCCTCAGCGGTCGTGAGCTTCTTCAGCTCCAAGGAGACCTTTATCACTTGAATCGGGCCGATCGTGATTATCGAATTGACGATTTGATTGATCGTCTCGGAATGGAGCCGTGGATCGATCGACGCTGCGGCACCTATTCCGGTGGGATGCGCCGCCGACTGGATTTGGCCGCTGGGCTATTGCATCGTCCTCGACTTCTGGTTTTGGATGAACCCACGGTGGGTTTGGACATTGAAAGTCGAAGTGCGATTTGGCAGTTGTTGAACCAACTGGTTGAAGCTGGCACAAGCGTGTTGCTCAGCAGTCATTACCTCGAGGAGATCGAGGCTCTGGCCGATCGGATGGCGATCATCGATGCAGGGGCGGTGATCGCAGAGGGAACCCCAACAGATCTCAAGGAACGCTTGGGTGGAGATCGTGTGACGTTGCGCGTTCGCGAGTTCAGTGATGCCAAAGAGGCTGCCCTGGTGCGATCTGTGTTGGAACCGGTTGAAGGGGTTCGACAGGTGGTGATTAATCGAGCGCAGGGTTTCTCGCTCAATTTGGTGATCGAAGGTGAGCCGGTGATTGAGCGTCTTCGTCATTCGCTGGAAGGGGCTGGCCTTCCCGTGTTTGCACTCGCACAAAGTCGGCCAAGCCTCGATGACGTTTACCTTCAAGCCACCGGTCGCACCCTGATGGATGCCGAGCTGGCCATTGCTGGTCAGCGGGACATCAAGCAGGAAAAGCGTCAATCCATGCGATAA
- the fabG gene encoding 3-oxoacyl-[acyl-carrier-protein] reductase, which yields MSPTTSLAGQTALVTGGGRGIGKAIALALGEAGAEVVVNYSSSAAAADEVVAAIEALGGKAYALQANVSLESDVDGLIKTVLERSGRIDVLVNNAGITRDGLLMRMKTDDWQSVIDLNLTGVFLCCRAIARPMLKQKSGRIINITSVVGLMGNAGQANYAAAKAGVIGLTRSTAKELASRGITVNAVAPGFIATDMTKDLDATAILKDIPLGTFGTQEQVAGAVRFLAADPAAAYITGQVLQVDGGMVMA from the coding sequence ATGTCCCCCACCACCTCCCTTGCTGGTCAGACCGCTCTGGTAACGGGGGGGGGTCGAGGCATCGGCAAAGCAATTGCCCTCGCACTCGGCGAAGCTGGCGCGGAAGTTGTTGTGAACTACTCCAGTTCAGCCGCTGCAGCCGATGAAGTGGTGGCCGCCATCGAGGCTCTTGGCGGAAAGGCTTATGCCCTCCAGGCAAACGTGTCGCTTGAGAGCGACGTGGATGGATTAATCAAAACCGTCTTGGAACGCAGTGGCCGCATCGATGTGCTGGTGAACAACGCAGGGATCACGCGGGATGGCCTGTTAATGCGAATGAAAACAGACGACTGGCAATCGGTGATCGACCTCAACCTCACGGGAGTCTTTCTTTGCTGCCGAGCCATCGCTCGGCCAATGCTGAAGCAAAAAAGTGGCCGCATCATCAACATCACCTCCGTGGTGGGATTGATGGGAAATGCTGGTCAGGCCAATTACGCCGCAGCAAAGGCTGGCGTGATCGGTCTCACCCGCAGCACTGCCAAAGAGCTGGCGAGCCGCGGAATCACCGTGAATGCCGTAGCTCCGGGGTTCATTGCTACTGATATGACAAAAGATCTAGATGCCACAGCCATCTTGAAAGACATCCCCTTAGGCACATTTGGGACGCAGGAGCAGGTGGCCGGTGCGGTGCGATTTCTCGCAGCAGATCCAGCCGCGGCTTACATCACCGGGCAAGTGCTCCAAGTGGACGGCGGCATGGTGATGGCTTGA
- the coxB gene encoding cytochrome c oxidase subunit II translates to MQIPSAILTLVLGMALVLGGLWIGQTINLLPIDASINAPIYDELFKVLFTIGTILFVGITGLLIFSLIRFRRRSDQIGDGVAIEGNLPLEIFWTAVPAIVVLFVGLYSYDIYDRMGGMVPLAHDHMGGMHEERIWGGISSGSVGSEMVPDVLPIEVTAMQFAFLFHYPDGDITAGELHVPADRPITLRMESKDVIHAFWVPEFRLKQDIIPGQPTQLSFTATRPGRYPIVCAELCGPYHGGMRSTVVVDEADEWQTWFSSNAKPTPTTDATVANT, encoded by the coding sequence GTGCAGATCCCGTCCGCGATTCTCACGCTTGTGCTGGGGATGGCCTTAGTCCTTGGGGGACTGTGGATCGGACAAACGATCAATCTTCTGCCGATCGACGCCAGCATCAACGCTCCGATTTACGACGAACTTTTCAAGGTTCTGTTCACAATTGGAACCATTCTGTTCGTTGGCATCACAGGTCTTCTGATTTTTAGCTTGATTCGTTTTCGACGACGAAGCGATCAAATCGGTGATGGAGTTGCCATTGAGGGCAACCTTCCTCTTGAAATTTTTTGGACGGCAGTCCCTGCCATCGTTGTGCTCTTCGTAGGTCTCTACAGCTACGACATCTATGACCGCATGGGAGGAATGGTTCCTTTGGCCCATGACCACATGGGAGGCATGCACGAGGAAAGAATTTGGGGAGGAATCAGCTCAGGCTCTGTCGGTTCAGAGATGGTCCCCGATGTCTTACCCATCGAAGTGACAGCCATGCAATTTGCCTTCTTATTCCACTATCCAGACGGAGATATCACCGCAGGCGAACTTCATGTTCCCGCCGATCGTCCAATCACACTCCGCATGGAATCGAAGGATGTCATTCATGCTTTCTGGGTTCCTGAATTCCGCTTAAAGCAAGACATCATTCCTGGCCAACCCACTCAATTGAGTTTCACCGCAACGCGACCGGGGCGTTATCCGATCGTCTGCGCAGAACTTTGTGGGCCCTACCACGGGGGCATGCGCTCCACCGTTGTGGTGGATGAAGCCGATGAATGGCAAACCTGGTTCAGCAGTAACGCCAAACCGACACCTACGACCGACGCAACAGTCGCCAACACTTGA
- a CDS encoding COX15/CtaA family protein — MTSLSLPIVRRRLIQLSAHLVVAVVALVVIGGATRVMEAGLACPDWPLCYGTLLPGKQMNAQVFLEWFHRLDAFIVGMALLVQAIVSVLWRRLLPRWMPWLSLALVGMVALQGGLGALTVLQLLPSGIVTAHLVLALTLVALLSGLTQRLQQSSGVSAPFWWRGLSLLALAAVIGQSLLGARMATTWSAQRCLSGGGDCQWVSLHRTTAMPVAGVVLLFVVVALLAGGWARRQWPLLGFVAALVLGQVALGVTTFRLGLSQPYVTISHQLLAALLVAVLAALAARCPDQSPAHSPVVVDGTTLETCHG, encoded by the coding sequence ATGACATCTCTTTCTCTACCAATTGTTCGGCGACGCTTGATTCAACTTTCGGCCCACCTGGTTGTGGCCGTTGTTGCACTCGTTGTGATCGGTGGGGCGACACGGGTCATGGAAGCCGGTTTGGCCTGTCCTGACTGGCCGCTCTGTTACGGAACGCTTTTGCCTGGCAAGCAAATGAATGCTCAGGTTTTTCTCGAGTGGTTCCACCGGCTGGACGCTTTCATCGTGGGCATGGCTCTGCTTGTTCAGGCCATCGTTTCCGTCCTATGGAGACGGCTCCTTCCTCGATGGATGCCCTGGTTGAGCCTGGCTCTCGTGGGCATGGTTGCGCTGCAGGGCGGTTTGGGTGCTCTCACCGTGCTCCAGCTGCTTCCATCCGGAATTGTCACGGCTCATTTGGTCTTGGCACTCACCCTGGTTGCTCTCCTAAGTGGCTTAACCCAGCGACTCCAGCAATCGTCTGGTGTATCGGCTCCGTTTTGGTGGCGTGGCCTGTCGCTGCTCGCTTTGGCTGCGGTGATTGGCCAAAGCTTGCTCGGTGCCCGGATGGCCACCACTTGGTCTGCTCAACGTTGCCTGAGTGGCGGAGGTGACTGCCAATGGGTCTCGTTGCACCGCACTACAGCCATGCCAGTTGCGGGAGTTGTGCTCCTGTTTGTGGTTGTGGCGCTTCTGGCTGGCGGCTGGGCTCGTCGGCAGTGGCCCCTGTTGGGCTTCGTTGCAGCTCTTGTTCTCGGACAAGTCGCCCTTGGGGTCACCACATTCCGACTGGGTTTATCCCAGCCCTACGTCACCATTTCCCACCAGCTTTTAGCGGCCTTGCTGGTGGCAGTTCTTGCGGCGCTTGCCGCTCGATGTCCCGATCAATCCCCCGCCCATTCTCCCGTCGTTGTTGACGGAACCACCCTGGAGACCTGTCATGGCTGA
- a CDS encoding AbrB-like transcriptional regulator, with translation MLVGKELLDKARSLSNRPEDDIARGCGYVGPSGRLLKKSFYRALVEAKAKAQGWQLPKSSTSSSSGTRGRQAEFRTRVHGNGNLLIGHAYTRQLGLIPGQEFRIELQKESGVIVLVQIDQDQPLEANQSTDKSETGLA, from the coding sequence ATGCTGGTCGGCAAAGAGCTGCTTGACAAAGCCAGATCGCTCAGCAATCGGCCGGAAGACGATATTGCCCGCGGTTGTGGATACGTCGGCCCCAGTGGGCGACTGCTCAAAAAAAGTTTTTATCGGGCTCTCGTCGAAGCCAAAGCGAAAGCGCAAGGCTGGCAATTGCCCAAGAGCAGCACGTCATCCTCGTCAGGAACACGGGGGCGCCAAGCGGAGTTTCGAACCCGGGTTCATGGCAATGGAAATTTGCTTATTGGTCACGCCTACACGCGTCAACTCGGCCTAATTCCGGGTCAAGAGTTTCGAATTGAGCTCCAAAAAGAGTCTGGGGTCATCGTTTTGGTGCAAATCGATCAAGACCAGCCATTGGAGGCCAACCAATCCACCGACAAGTCCGAAACAGGCTTGGCGTAA